Proteins from one Setaria italica strain Yugu1 chromosome V, Setaria_italica_v2.0, whole genome shotgun sequence genomic window:
- the LOC101777466 gene encoding two-component response regulator-like PRR37 gives MSRNASSPSSAPSYSDAALMHHQHAASFSAALSVTVPAQIPRGAAAGYLDGNVGAFSSPPTSSCYSSSSLPSSYYNSIQRSISSHSLPVHLQLADVSFGAGGGSNGFLSPSSPSPHQLPLPPLSSSPSSSSGDLFEFTSSCPVRRVFSTGDLQGMNGSSPPRPVPSGDGCGQEGGGPFSQKVGRYSAEERKERIERYRVKRHQRNFNKKITYACRKTLADSRPRVKGRFARNGEAEAEADEREASDISYEYCCSHNELSNGSSNAHGSGGGSCYDGGSHYRMDGLGSNIAVVSAFNGASDNGEWWWRAPGAAAAAADEVQRLQRQVGGFDDEDELWATLGDMLSVNLAS, from the exons atGTCCCGTAACGCCTCCTCCCCCTCGTCGGCGCCGTCCTATAGCGACGCCGCCCTCATGCACCATCAGCACGCGgcgagcttctccgccgcgctgTCCGTCACCGTCCCGGCGCAGATCCctcgcggcgccgcggcggggtaCCTCGACGGCAATGTTGGCGCGttctcgtcgccgccgacgtcgtCCTGCTActcctcgtcgtcgctgccgTCGTCGTACTACAACAGCATACAGAGGAGCATCAGCTCCCACTCGCTGCCGGTGCACCTCCAGCTGGCCGACGTGTccttcggcgccggcggtggcagcaATGGCTTCCTGTCGCCGTCCTCCCCGTCCCCGCACCAGCTGCCGCTCCCaccgctctcctcctccccttcctcttcctccggcGACCTCTTCGAGTTCACCTCGTCGTGCCCCGTCCGCCGCGTCTTCAGCACCGGCGATCTCCAG GGGATGAACGGGTCGTCGCCGCCACGGCCGGTGCCGTCGGGAGACGGCTGCGGCCAAGAAGGAGGCGGTCCGTTCTCGCAGAAGGTCGGGCGCTACAGCGCCGAGGAGAGGAAAGAGCGGATCGAGCGCTACCGCGTGAAACGGCATCAGAGGAACTTCAACAAGAAGATCACT TACGCGTGCAGGAAGACGCTGGCGGACAGCCGGCCGCGTGTGAAGGGCCGGTTCGCACGGAacggcgaggccgaggcggaggccgaCGAGCGCGAGGCGTCCGACATCAGCTACGAGTACTGCTGCAGCCACAACGAACTCAGCAACGGCAGCAGCAACGcccacggcagcggcggcggcagctgctaCGACGGCGGCAGTCACTACAGGATGGACGGCCTCGGCAGCAACATCGCCGTCGTCTCGGCGTTCAACGGCGCCAGCGACAATGGCgagtggtggtggcgggcgccgggcgccgccgcggcggcggccgacgaggtGCAGCGGCTGCAGCGTCAGGTCGGCGGcttcgacgacgaggacgagctcTGGGCAACCCTCGGCGACATGCTGTCGGTGAACCTGGCCTCGTAG